One Sphingobacteruim zhuxiongii DNA window includes the following coding sequences:
- a CDS encoding glycoside hydrolase family 13 protein: MRIVIAIIFICFHLVSFAQVNRIEPLNWWVGMNNPNVQLLIYGDNISKKTVEIDYTGVELINQHKVENPNYLFLDLKILPTAKAGNISLLFKEQGKKTFVKKYELKSRDESKRALQGVNASDFVYLIMPDRFANGDPSNDRVKGMADQSLNRDSMYYRHGGDLQGIINNLDYLQELGVTALWLNPVLTNDQPLTSYHGYANTESYHVDPRFGGNEAYRKLIDACHKRGIKMIQDLVHNHFGTEHYTIKDMPMKDWVHQWNTFTKTNYREQVHMDPYAAKSDKDIMLNGWFDRHMPDMNQDNPYVKNYITQSHIWWIEEMGIDGFRLDTYAYNDLAFMSEWGKAIDAEYPKMTYFGETWVHGIPNQAYFTKSNRINQGIDTKLQGVTDFQAYWAINEALNGKFGWMDGVVRLYNTFASDFMYEDPYQNVVFLDNHDLSRYLSVVGEDFNKYKSGIAWLLTTRGIPQLYYGTEILMKNFASPDGLVREDFPGGWSKDKANKFNRAGRSEKENEAFDYVKTLANYRKNNPVLQDGKMLQYIPEDGIYVYFRYDDHKRIMIVMNSKQEAINLQTKRFQEGIAGRQQAINIVTGAQINSLEELAIPAVSTQVFELKK, from the coding sequence ATGAGGATCGTTATTGCCATAATCTTTATTTGCTTCCATCTGGTCTCCTTTGCACAGGTAAATCGGATAGAACCGCTGAACTGGTGGGTAGGCATGAATAACCCAAATGTTCAACTTTTGATCTATGGCGATAACATCTCAAAAAAAACCGTTGAGATCGATTATACGGGCGTGGAACTGATTAATCAACACAAAGTTGAAAATCCTAATTACTTGTTTTTAGATCTCAAGATTCTACCAACGGCAAAGGCTGGAAATATTTCTCTTTTGTTTAAAGAGCAGGGAAAGAAAACTTTTGTTAAGAAGTATGAGCTGAAATCTCGTGATGAATCAAAGCGTGCGTTGCAAGGCGTAAATGCATCTGACTTTGTGTATTTGATTATGCCAGATCGATTTGCAAACGGTGATCCCTCAAACGATCGTGTGAAAGGAATGGCAGACCAGTCGCTCAATCGAGATAGTATGTATTATCGACATGGCGGGGATTTACAGGGAATCATCAATAATTTAGATTACCTACAAGAATTGGGCGTAACAGCGTTGTGGTTAAATCCGGTGCTTACGAATGATCAGCCATTGACATCTTATCATGGTTATGCAAATACGGAGAGTTATCATGTTGATCCTAGATTTGGAGGGAATGAGGCTTACCGTAAACTGATCGATGCCTGTCATAAGCGCGGGATTAAAATGATTCAAGATTTGGTCCACAATCACTTCGGAACCGAACATTATACAATTAAAGATATGCCCATGAAAGATTGGGTACATCAATGGAATACGTTTACCAAAACGAATTATAGGGAGCAAGTTCACATGGATCCCTACGCCGCAAAATCGGATAAAGACATCATGTTAAATGGTTGGTTTGATCGACATATGCCCGATATGAACCAAGACAATCCTTATGTGAAAAATTACATCACGCAAAGCCATATTTGGTGGATTGAAGAGATGGGAATTGACGGATTTCGATTAGATACCTATGCGTACAATGACTTAGCATTTATGTCTGAATGGGGTAAAGCAATCGATGCTGAATATCCAAAGATGACATATTTCGGGGAGACGTGGGTTCATGGGATTCCAAATCAAGCCTACTTTACCAAGTCGAACCGGATTAATCAAGGAATTGATACAAAATTGCAAGGGGTTACTGATTTTCAAGCCTATTGGGCTATTAACGAAGCACTGAATGGCAAGTTTGGATGGATGGACGGCGTCGTTCGTCTGTATAATACTTTTGCGAGCGATTTCATGTATGAAGACCCTTATCAGAACGTTGTCTTCCTCGATAATCATGATCTAAGTCGGTATTTATCTGTCGTTGGTGAAGATTTTAACAAATATAAGTCTGGAATCGCTTGGTTATTAACTACGCGCGGGATACCACAACTGTATTACGGTACCGAGATCCTAATGAAAAACTTTGCAAGTCCAGATGGCTTGGTTCGAGAAGATTTTCCTGGAGGCTGGTCGAAAGACAAAGCGAATAAATTTAATCGAGCAGGACGTTCTGAAAAGGAGAATGAAGCATTTGACTACGTGAAAACGCTAGCAAATTACAGGAAGAATAATCCGGTTTTACAGGATGGGAAAATGTTGCAATATATACCAGAGGATGGCATTTATGTTTATTTCCGCTATGATGATCATAAGCGTATAATGATTGTGATGAATAGTAAACAGGAAGCGATTAATCTCCAAACCAAACGGTTTCAAGAGGGAATTGCTGGACGTCAGCAGGCGATTAATATCGTCACTGGGGCGCAAATAAATAGTTTAGAAGAGCTTGCTATTCCTGCAGTTAGTACGCAGGTGTTTGAGTTAAAAAAATAG
- the pgmB gene encoding beta-phosphoglucomutase has translation MGLEACLFDLDGVLVDTAKYHFLAWKKLANSLGFDFSEQQNEQLKGISRVESLRKILSWGGLDIPQQRQNELASLKNSWYVDMIANMRHEDLLPGAVELLNELRSNHVKIALGSASKNAKLILDNTRLTPYFDALVDGNIVSQSKPDPAVFLKGAELLQVLPSACVVFEDAVAGVEAALRGNMKTIGIGDQRELAKAHLVVDDLTHIDLKTIQNLF, from the coding sequence ATGGGATTAGAAGCATGTTTATTTGATCTTGATGGAGTTTTAGTAGATACAGCGAAGTATCATTTCTTGGCCTGGAAGAAATTAGCGAACTCGTTAGGATTTGATTTTAGTGAGCAACAAAACGAACAGCTAAAGGGAATCAGTCGGGTGGAGAGTTTGAGGAAAATACTTTCATGGGGAGGGTTAGATATTCCACAGCAAAGGCAGAATGAGTTAGCGAGTTTGAAAAACAGTTGGTATGTAGATATGATCGCTAATATGAGGCACGAAGATTTGCTGCCGGGCGCTGTTGAATTACTGAACGAGCTACGAAGCAATCACGTAAAAATTGCTTTGGGTTCAGCCAGCAAGAATGCAAAACTCATTTTAGATAATACGAGGCTTACCCCATATTTCGACGCGCTTGTGGATGGAAATATAGTGAGTCAGTCAAAACCTGATCCCGCGGTTTTCTTAAAAGGTGCCGAATTGTTGCAGGTATTGCCGTCTGCCTGTGTGGTGTTTGAAGATGCTGTAGCAGGTGTGGAGGCAGCGCTCCGAGGAAATATGAAAACCATTGGAATAGGAGACCAAAGGGAGTTAGCAAAAGCTCATCTAGTCGTTGACGATTTAACACACATTGATTTGAAGACCATTCAAAATCTGTTTTAG
- a CDS encoding family 65 glycosyl hydrolase domain-containing protein, with protein MKNYIQADPWNIIEEGFDPSLNKISESLFSIGNGKMGQRANFEEAYSGETLQGSYVAGIYFPDKTRVGWWKNGYPPTFDKVINSTNWIGLDIYIDDERLDLAKCKIKQFKRVLNMQEGYLQRTFVVELSGSRTIDVNSIRFCSIADDEIAAIQYSITPLNFDAKLKVLSIVDGDIVNQDSNYDFKFWDAVKDHSSENGIFLQTKTLKTGFELCVGAKTELFSDGHLVIPTEKVVKKQEKWIAEEFILELNAGNTINIVKIACVQSSLNHSVDQLISSCEEKLAVASRVGFDKLREHQKLAWANKWEQSDIKIEGDIKAQQAIRFNIFQLFQTYTGTDSRLNIGPKGFTGEKYAGATYWDTEAYCIPFYLSTAPQEVGRNLLVYRYNHLQKAIENAEMLGFKNGAALYPMVTMDGTESHNEWEITFEEIHRNGAIAYAIHNYITYTQDWDYLAEYGLEVLIAIARFWKQRVNWSEDRKKYVILGVTGPNEYENNVNNNWYTNYLAVWCLNYTREALDYVNAHNRSRYEEILKSIDFIPVEIEQWKDIADNMYFPYHEELNIYLQQDGYLDKEQLLVKDLPASERPLNQKWSWDRILRSCFIKQADVLQGMYFFEDDFDLADLRRNFDFYEPRTVHESSLSPCIHSILAAKLNDEARAYEFYLRTARLDLDDYNNDTEDGLHITSMAGTWMSIVQGFAGMRVKNNQLYFQPFLPEQWKSFTFNIGFREKILSIQIDKETIEITNSSTESLSVTVGHSQYEIEGTSSLIIRL; from the coding sequence ATGAAAAATTACATCCAAGCCGATCCATGGAATATTATTGAAGAGGGATTTGACCCTAGCCTAAATAAAATATCCGAAAGTTTATTTAGTATCGGTAATGGTAAAATGGGGCAAAGAGCAAATTTCGAGGAGGCTTATTCCGGCGAGACTTTGCAAGGCTCTTATGTTGCTGGAATTTATTTTCCAGATAAGACTAGAGTGGGATGGTGGAAGAATGGCTATCCTCCAACTTTCGATAAAGTTATTAATTCAACGAATTGGATTGGTCTTGATATCTACATCGACGACGAGCGGTTAGATTTGGCAAAGTGCAAGATAAAGCAATTCAAGCGAGTGTTAAATATGCAAGAAGGCTATTTACAAAGAACATTCGTTGTGGAGTTATCAGGATCAAGAACAATCGACGTGAATAGCATTCGTTTTTGTAGTATCGCTGATGATGAGATTGCGGCTATTCAGTATAGCATCACTCCTTTAAACTTTGATGCTAAACTTAAAGTGCTGTCAATCGTTGATGGTGATATTGTTAACCAAGACAGCAATTATGATTTTAAGTTTTGGGATGCTGTAAAAGACCATTCCTCTGAAAACGGTATTTTCTTGCAAACGAAAACTTTAAAAACTGGTTTCGAATTGTGTGTCGGTGCGAAGACTGAATTGTTTAGTGATGGACACCTCGTGATTCCAACTGAAAAGGTAGTTAAGAAGCAGGAGAAATGGATTGCAGAAGAGTTTATTTTGGAACTTAATGCCGGTAATACCATTAACATCGTGAAAATAGCGTGTGTTCAGTCCTCATTAAATCATTCTGTAGATCAATTAATTTCTTCTTGCGAAGAGAAACTTGCTGTAGCAAGTCGGGTCGGTTTTGATAAACTTAGAGAACATCAAAAGCTTGCTTGGGCTAATAAATGGGAGCAGAGTGATATTAAAATTGAGGGGGATATCAAGGCGCAACAAGCGATACGCTTTAATATCTTTCAGCTTTTCCAAACTTATACTGGCACAGACTCTAGACTGAATATCGGTCCTAAAGGATTTACGGGAGAAAAATATGCTGGAGCAACCTATTGGGATACCGAGGCCTACTGTATTCCATTCTATTTATCAACAGCACCTCAAGAGGTGGGTAGAAATTTATTAGTATATCGGTATAACCATCTGCAAAAGGCTATTGAAAACGCAGAAATGTTAGGGTTCAAAAATGGTGCAGCATTGTATCCTATGGTGACAATGGATGGTACGGAGAGCCATAACGAATGGGAAATTACATTTGAAGAGATTCATAGAAATGGCGCCATTGCCTATGCTATTCATAATTATATAACGTATACGCAAGATTGGGACTATCTTGCCGAATATGGGCTGGAGGTTTTAATCGCCATTGCCCGATTCTGGAAGCAGCGAGTGAATTGGAGTGAAGACCGAAAAAAGTATGTTATACTTGGTGTGACCGGACCGAATGAGTATGAAAACAACGTTAATAACAACTGGTATACGAACTATTTAGCCGTTTGGTGTTTAAACTATACCCGAGAAGCATTGGACTATGTGAATGCACATAATCGCTCGCGTTATGAGGAAATTTTAAAATCTATTGATTTCATTCCTGTGGAGATCGAGCAATGGAAAGATATCGCTGATAATATGTATTTCCCATATCATGAAGAGCTAAATATTTATCTACAACAGGACGGATATTTAGATAAAGAGCAGTTGTTGGTGAAAGATCTTCCAGCTTCAGAAAGACCTTTAAATCAAAAGTGGAGTTGGGATAGAATTCTTAGATCATGTTTTATCAAACAAGCGGATGTGCTTCAAGGGATGTATTTCTTCGAGGATGATTTTGATCTAGCTGATTTGCGAAGGAATTTTGATTTTTATGAACCGCGAACAGTGCATGAGAGTTCATTGTCGCCATGTATCCACAGTATTTTGGCGGCCAAGCTAAATGATGAGGCTCGAGCTTATGAGTTCTATTTGCGAACCGCACGCCTTGATCTAGATGATTATAACAATGATACGGAAGACGGTTTGCATATTACATCGATGGCAGGTACATGGATGAGTATCGTGCAGGGCTTCGCCGGAATGCGCGTGAAGAATAATCAATTGTATTTTCAGCCTTTCCTTCCAGAGCAGTGGAAGTCCTTTACATTTAATATCGGTTTTAGAGAGAAAATTTTATCTATTCAAATTGACAAGGAGACTATCGAGATAACAAATAGTTCAACGGAATCCTTGTCCGTCACAGTAGGTCATTCACAATATGAGATTGAAGGTACTAGTTCATTAATAATACGGTTGTAA
- a CDS encoding sugar phosphate isomerase/epimerase family protein, with amino-acid sequence MKTLKGPGIFLAQFIAEEAPYNTLENIGKWAQALGYKAVQIPTNDPSFFNLQQAAESKTYADEIKGKLLEIGLEISELSTHLQGQLIAVHPAYDELFDGFAPAAVRNNPKARTEWATQQLKYAAMASANLGLNAHATFSGSLLWHMVYPWPQRPAGLVETGFKELANRWLPILNEFDKHGVDLCYEIHPGEDLHDGVSYERFLEAADNHPRACLLYDPSHLLLQGMDYLSYIDYYHERIKMFHVKDAEFNPTGKQGVYGGYSGWVERAGRFRSLGDGQVDFKSIFSKLAAYDYEGWAVLEWECALKNSVDGAIEGAEFIKNHIIKVTDKAFDDFAATGTDEAFNRKILGL; translated from the coding sequence ATGAAAACACTGAAAGGTCCAGGGATATTTTTAGCTCAATTTATAGCAGAAGAAGCGCCCTATAACACTTTAGAAAATATTGGAAAATGGGCACAAGCTTTAGGCTATAAAGCTGTTCAAATACCAACGAACGACCCCTCCTTTTTCAACTTACAACAAGCAGCAGAGAGTAAAACCTATGCCGATGAAATAAAAGGCAAACTTCTTGAAATTGGTCTAGAAATATCTGAACTATCGACACATTTACAAGGTCAATTAATTGCTGTACATCCTGCTTACGACGAACTATTTGATGGTTTTGCACCTGCAGCAGTTAGGAATAACCCGAAGGCGAGAACAGAATGGGCAACTCAGCAATTGAAATATGCTGCGATGGCTTCCGCAAATTTGGGCTTAAATGCTCATGCTACCTTTTCTGGATCATTACTATGGCATATGGTATACCCTTGGCCACAACGCCCAGCGGGACTCGTAGAAACAGGATTCAAAGAATTGGCGAATCGTTGGCTCCCCATATTAAACGAGTTCGACAAGCATGGCGTCGATCTTTGTTACGAAATCCATCCAGGTGAAGATTTACATGATGGTGTTAGTTACGAGCGCTTCTTAGAAGCTGCGGATAACCATCCACGCGCCTGCCTATTGTACGATCCTTCGCATTTATTATTACAAGGCATGGACTATCTATCTTATATTGATTATTACCATGAGCGTATCAAAATGTTCCACGTAAAAGATGCAGAGTTTAACCCTACAGGAAAACAGGGGGTGTATGGTGGATATAGCGGTTGGGTTGAACGAGCGGGACGCTTCCGTTCTTTAGGTGACGGTCAAGTTGATTTCAAAAGTATCTTTAGTAAACTTGCAGCTTACGACTATGAGGGATGGGCTGTACTCGAATGGGAGTGTGCATTGAAAAACAGTGTCGACGGTGCAATAGAAGGTGCGGAATTTATCAAAAACCATATTATCAAAGTAACGGACAAAGCTTTTGATGATTTCGCCGCGACAGGTACAGATGAGGCGTTTAACAGAAAAATTTTAGGCCTATAA
- a CDS encoding glycosyltransferase yields the protein MSKRVLVIGLVWPEPTSSAAGWRMLELINNFLLRGYEMHFACAACKSEHSFPLIDLDVKEHIIQLNDSSFDAFIETLQPDIVLFDRFMIEEQYSWRVKAICPTALLILDTEDLHFIRYARQEAYKSDVPLSNDLYYNEHAKRELASILRCDMSLIISTIEIETLKSQLNIQSYLLQLLPFFVGDENPMDIDFSERKNFVFIGNFIHEPNWRTVLALKELWPKIRKALPAAELHIYGAYPSQKVWELNKPKEGFIIKGRATNAIESISKYRALIAPIPFGAGLKGKFIDALRAGTPSVTSAIGAEGFAYSEQWNGYIVEDVDEFVEKCIRLYEDQLTWEEAASNGRELLNKLHSGAYFDAFFQRIEYLKEHIEAHRRKNILGQILWTNQFSATKYMSLWIEAKNKQ from the coding sequence ATGAGTAAGCGTGTTTTAGTAATCGGTTTAGTTTGGCCCGAACCAACGTCATCTGCCGCTGGATGGCGAATGCTGGAATTAATTAACAACTTTCTTTTGCGTGGTTATGAAATGCATTTCGCATGTGCTGCATGCAAATCTGAACACTCATTTCCACTAATTGATCTAGATGTTAAAGAGCACATAATTCAACTAAACGACAGTTCGTTCGACGCTTTTATTGAAACATTACAGCCAGACATCGTATTATTTGATCGCTTCATGATTGAAGAGCAATACAGTTGGCGCGTAAAAGCAATCTGTCCTACAGCCTTACTGATTCTAGACACGGAGGATTTACATTTTATTCGTTATGCCCGTCAAGAAGCTTATAAAAGTGACGTCCCGCTTTCCAACGACTTATATTATAATGAACATGCTAAACGCGAGTTGGCGTCCATCCTGAGGTGCGATATGTCCCTTATTATTTCTACGATTGAAATCGAAACCCTAAAAAGCCAATTAAATATACAATCGTACTTATTGCAATTGCTTCCATTTTTTGTTGGAGACGAAAATCCTATGGATATTGACTTTAGCGAACGGAAGAACTTCGTATTTATCGGGAATTTTATACACGAACCAAATTGGAGAACTGTCTTAGCTTTAAAAGAGTTATGGCCTAAAATCCGAAAAGCATTACCAGCAGCGGAATTACATATCTATGGAGCCTACCCAAGTCAAAAAGTTTGGGAATTAAACAAGCCAAAAGAAGGCTTTATCATTAAAGGCCGCGCAACAAATGCTATAGAGTCCATATCAAAATATCGTGCGCTTATTGCTCCAATTCCATTCGGAGCCGGTTTAAAAGGTAAATTCATCGATGCATTACGGGCCGGCACTCCTTCTGTTACAAGCGCAATTGGAGCAGAAGGGTTTGCTTATTCAGAACAATGGAATGGCTATATCGTTGAGGACGTGGATGAGTTTGTTGAAAAATGTATTCGACTATACGAGGATCAATTGACCTGGGAAGAAGCGGCTTCAAATGGAAGAGAACTATTGAATAAGCTTCATTCTGGCGCATATTTCGATGCTTTTTTTCAAAGAATCGAGTATTTGAAAGAACACATCGAGGCGCATAGAAGAAAGAATATCCTAGGGCAAATCCTTTGGACGAATCAATTTAGTGCAACGAAATATATGTCCTTATGGATTGAAGCAAAAAACAAGCAATAA
- the miaE gene encoding tRNA-(ms[2]io[6]A)-hydroxylase, which translates to MLGLKLLTDPRWANIAESNLEEILTDHAWCEQKAASNAISLITQNSEYADLVHELTAIAIEEMEHFKMVIDIIEERGYTLGRERKDDYVGRLMKFAKKDGSRNQAFIDRLLFAAMIEARSCERFRVLSKNIEDKDLAKFYHDLMVSEANHYTTFLNFAKKYTVDVDVDKRWKEWLDFEGELIQSYGTKEQIHG; encoded by the coding sequence ATGTTAGGATTAAAATTATTGACCGATCCGCGTTGGGCAAATATTGCGGAGTCTAACTTGGAAGAAATTTTAACAGACCACGCTTGGTGTGAGCAGAAAGCAGCATCTAATGCAATCTCGCTTATTACACAGAACTCTGAATATGCTGATCTAGTTCATGAATTGACAGCAATTGCGATAGAGGAAATGGAACACTTTAAGATGGTAATTGACATTATCGAAGAACGTGGTTATACCTTGGGCAGAGAGCGCAAGGACGACTATGTTGGCCGTTTAATGAAGTTCGCGAAGAAAGATGGTTCCCGTAACCAAGCTTTTATCGATCGACTGTTGTTTGCAGCAATGATTGAAGCGAGAAGTTGCGAGCGTTTCAGGGTGTTATCAAAGAATATAGAAGATAAAGACTTGGCGAAATTCTATCATGATTTGATGGTTTCAGAAGCAAATCATTATACGACTTTCTTAAATTTTGCGAAGAAATACACTGTTGATGTTGACGTGGATAAACGTTGGAAGGAATGGCTTGATTTCGAAGGAGAGCTGATTCAATCGTATGGAACGAAAGAACAAATTCATGGATAA
- a CDS encoding SusE domain-containing protein, with protein sequence MNLINRLLILFCLSSVLFVSCEKDEVKTIAKDGQSGNLTSSTTNVALTKATLNSKVIEFTHTNSDFGYNAGITYSLQFGLKGTNFTPARETVFENGVTMKSYTGLELNNLLSAMNLSFDEDSDVEVRLKSSISNSIAVYSNVVNIKSKPIPLTSWIYLPGAYQGWDPATADSLVSATGNGIYTGILRFPAKDSEFKITTAKNWNVNFGDGGNGTISPTGGNFKSIAAGTLLITMDMNSNTWTMEAAPTWGMIGDAVPNSNWAVDADMKFVNDGAGNWVLKTVLNPGKFKFRRNHDWGTNLGGSGGILTLAGADIAITEAGTYTVTMNPTALTFSIVKN encoded by the coding sequence ATGAACCTTATTAATAGACTTCTGATCTTATTTTGCTTAAGTAGCGTGCTATTTGTATCCTGCGAAAAGGATGAAGTGAAAACTATAGCAAAAGACGGGCAATCAGGAAACCTGACTAGCTCGACAACGAATGTTGCCCTTACTAAAGCAACATTGAATAGCAAGGTTATCGAATTTACGCACACAAACTCTGACTTTGGGTATAATGCGGGGATTACGTACTCCTTACAATTTGGACTAAAAGGGACCAACTTTACTCCAGCGAGAGAGACTGTATTTGAAAATGGAGTAACAATGAAATCCTACACCGGTCTAGAGTTAAATAATCTACTTTCTGCAATGAACCTTTCGTTCGATGAAGACTCCGATGTTGAAGTTCGTTTGAAATCTAGTATTTCTAATAGTATTGCTGTCTACAGTAATGTTGTTAATATCAAATCAAAACCTATCCCGTTAACGTCTTGGATTTATCTTCCTGGTGCATATCAAGGTTGGGATCCCGCAACCGCAGATAGTTTAGTTTCTGCAACTGGAAATGGAATTTACACAGGTATTCTGCGTTTCCCAGCGAAAGATTCTGAATTCAAGATTACAACAGCGAAGAACTGGAATGTAAATTTTGGAGATGGTGGAAATGGAACTATTAGTCCAACGGGAGGCAACTTTAAATCAATCGCTGCGGGTACATTACTAATTACCATGGACATGAATAGCAATACATGGACAATGGAGGCCGCACCAACTTGGGGAATGATTGGTGATGCGGTTCCTAATTCTAACTGGGCTGTTGATGCAGACATGAAGTTTGTGAACGATGGTGCCGGTAATTGGGTATTAAAAACGGTGTTAAATCCAGGGAAATTCAAATTCCGTAGAAATCATGATTGGGGAACCAACCTTGGCGGAAGTGGTGGCATATTAACCCTTGCGGGAGCAGATATTGCAATTACTGAAGCGGGAACTTATACCGTGACTATGAATCCAACCGCATTGACTTTTTCAATTGTTAAAAACTAA